One Rhodospirillaceae bacterium genomic region harbors:
- a CDS encoding bifunctional 2-C-methyl-D-erythritol 4-phosphate cytidylyltransferase/2-C-methyl-D-erythritol 2,4-cyclodiphosphate synthase — protein MTTIAALIVAAGRGTRFRSVLPKQYAMLAGKPVIRHAVDAFKANSQIDFVVAVIHPDDHLEYATATDGAEMLPPVYGGATRQESVKRGLEALAELKPDFVLVHDGARPIVSNEINERVIGALLNGADAVLPVLPIAETLKRIDETGHVTNTIDRTNVTRAQTPQGFNFQKLFDAHQKYQGQSLTDDAAVLEQAGLRIATVAGDPQNIKITEQHDLYATAQLLMETRIGSGFDVHRFGEGDGVTLGGVLIPMDKSLLGHSDADVVLHAATDAILGALSDGDIGVHFPPTNVAYKDASSDRFLAFAIDRLDQRGGSLVHLDITVICEIPKLSPHRDKLQKSIAAIARVPVSRVSIKATTTEGLGFTGRKEGIACQVTATLKVPAT, from the coding sequence ATGACAACGATTGCAGCCCTTATTGTCGCCGCTGGCCGTGGCACACGGTTTAGATCGGTTTTACCCAAGCAGTACGCAATGCTGGCTGGAAAGCCTGTGATACGGCACGCGGTTGATGCGTTTAAAGCCAATTCTCAAATAGACTTCGTGGTAGCTGTTATTCACCCTGATGATCATCTCGAATATGCAACAGCGACCGACGGAGCTGAGATGCTTCCCCCTGTTTATGGGGGAGCGACCCGCCAAGAGTCCGTCAAGCGAGGACTAGAAGCGCTTGCCGAACTCAAACCCGATTTTGTTCTGGTCCACGATGGGGCGCGACCAATCGTGAGCAATGAGATTAATGAACGGGTCATCGGCGCGCTTCTCAATGGTGCAGATGCTGTTTTACCTGTGCTGCCGATTGCTGAGACTTTGAAACGCATAGATGAAACGGGTCACGTCACAAATACCATTGATCGAACAAATGTAACTCGCGCGCAAACCCCTCAAGGGTTCAATTTTCAAAAGCTTTTCGACGCGCACCAGAAATACCAAGGCCAATCTCTGACCGATGATGCCGCCGTCTTAGAACAGGCTGGACTTCGCATCGCCACCGTTGCGGGAGACCCACAAAACATCAAAATCACGGAGCAACACGACTTGTACGCAACAGCCCAACTCCTCATGGAAACACGCATCGGCTCAGGCTTCGATGTCCACCGGTTTGGCGAGGGTGATGGCGTGACCTTAGGCGGCGTTTTGATTCCAATGGATAAGTCGTTACTCGGTCATTCAGATGCCGATGTTGTACTTCATGCGGCGACAGACGCCATACTAGGGGCCTTAAGTGATGGCGATATTGGCGTTCATTTTCCACCTACGAATGTTGCATACAAAGATGCCTCTTCCGACCGCTTTTTAGCGTTTGCTATAGATCGTTTGGATCAGCGTGGAGGTTCGCTCGTCCATCTCGACATAACCGTCATCTGTGAAATCCCAAAGCTGTCCCCCCATCGCGATAAACTTCAGAAGTCCATTGCCGCCATTGCTCGTGTGCCCGTGTCACGGGTCAGCATTAAAGCCACAACAACTGAAGGGCTTGGATTTACCGGTCGTAAAGAGGGGATTGCCTGTCAGGTAACCGCGACACTCAAAGTACCTGCAACTTGA
- the cutA gene encoding divalent-cation tolerance protein CutA codes for MIYATASDEAEAKTLAEILVNERLVACVNIIQNATSVYRWNDKIESAKETILIAKTTLGQRDAAMSRLKDCHSYDIPCVVSYDMSGGLPAYLSWIVEQTQ; via the coding sequence ATGATTTACGCGACAGCAAGTGATGAAGCAGAAGCCAAGACCTTGGCTGAAATACTGGTCAACGAACGTCTGGTGGCGTGCGTAAACATTATTCAAAACGCAACATCCGTGTATCGATGGAATGATAAGATAGAGTCAGCGAAAGAGACTATTTTGATCGCTAAGACGACCCTTGGACAGCGGGACGCAGCAATGTCACGTCTCAAGGACTGTCATTCCTATGACATCCCATGTGTTGTGTCTTACGATATGTCGGGAGGGTTACCCGCTTATTTAAGTTGGATTGTCGAACAAACGCAGTAA